Sequence from the Penaeus chinensis breed Huanghai No. 1 chromosome 5, ASM1920278v2, whole genome shotgun sequence genome:
catacatacatacaacatacatacatacatacatgcatacatacatacatacaacatacatacatacatacatgcatacatacatacatacttacatacatacatacttacatacatacatacttacatacatacatacttacatacatacatacttacatacatacatacatgcatacatacatacatgcatacatacatacattacatacatacatacatacttacatacatacatacatgcatacatacatacatgcatacatacatacatgcatacatacatacatacttacatacatacttacatacatacatacttacatacatacatacatacttacatacatacatacatgcatacatacatacatacatgcatacatacatacatacttacatacatacatacatacatacatgcatacatacatacatgcatacatacatacatgcatacatacatacatgcatacatacatacatacttacatacatacttacatacatacatacatacatacttacatacatacatacttacatacatacatacatgcatacatacatacatacttacatacatacatacatgcatacatacatacatgcatacatacatacatgcatacatacatacatgcatacatacatacatgcatacatacatacatgcatacatacatacatgcatacatacatacatacatacttacatacatacatgcatatatacatgcatacttacatatatatatatatatatattatatatatatatattatatatatatatatgtatgtatatgcatgtataaataaatatatatatatatagcttacactctgtacttatatacataaccCAGATACTATTCCACCTGTTACTCATTATACGATGGAAATGGAGCGATAATGCAAGTTTCTGTTTGTTCTCCTTTGTAAAGGAAATCTAATTACACACACTTCGCCCAGGGAATAGCTGGATTTAGCTCTTCAGTTATTCGTAATTGAGTTGTATAAAGTTAATCACCACAAATTAAGTCCCTTCCAAAACCGAAATGATTTGGGGCGCTCGAGGGAAACTCCGAACGCAATGGAAGATCAGTAATTATGCGAAAGCGAACTCATTTTACATTAGAATTCCTGTCGGTTTGAAGATTCAAGTACAAGGAAAGCGCAGCCTATGGTACTGTGGAACGCAGGAAATTCTAAAGTTGcagattatgtttttttctttagctcttttgtttaagtttttattttagttttattttgttttcatcttagatttcttttatttgtttaggaTTActaaaggaaatattttttttctaatatatgttGATGGCGTTAATGATTTCAGCTTTTGTATGTTTacctgagtgtgtttgtgtgcgtgtgtgtgtcgaccccttcccacacacacaatggttgtttctttatcactttataatatcaacatttattactacaacaactatcactattattaccactctAGTATTTGttctaatagcagtagtaatattagtagcagtaataattatagctcaccttattactaccatcattatcattaaatatcacCATAGTATtcacattatatttttataattcttactattatgattgtttcgGTAGTTCTAATCCTAATTGTTACTactcttatcatcaatatcattaatcatcctcactatcatcattatgataatcatcatcattatcatcatcataataatcatcattatcaatatcctcatttGTGCTATTTTCTTCTTCAGCACAGGCAGTGACTTATTACAATATTTCGTTAAAGTCAGCAAATATTTCTTTAAAGACAAGAGCAGATTTATTGGAGAATCTCAATACACTTCGGAATTTCTTTGAGTGGTTGACCTTCTCTGTTGACTGGCAAGTAAGTAATACCATCCTAgcgaaatgaacaaaaaatgaggtGAGGTGAGTGAATATAAAACGCACATTaaaatgattttgtttatttttagtgaCATTTTCAAGCTCGCGTCTGGATGGAGGAGGTTTTCAAACTGCTGTTTATAACAAATTCCATTTTTTCaagaataaaattatgaaaagatGGGATCATAACTAACCACTCCCCATGTATCCTTTTTACAATCCAGACtgatatatatccatccatccatatacatataataaatatatatgtatatatatatatatgtatgtatatgcatgtataaataaatatatatatatattatatatatataatatatatatatgcatatatatgtatatatatatatatttatttatttttaacagccattcattccactgcaggacataggcccctctcaattcactattgagaggttataaggcagtgtcacccttgtctgattggatgcccttcctaatcaactgcggttcggcgcgataacacttgtgccacattgtgacctcccctacgacacctgcgtttgagttctgaaggcgatatgtcgtttactcgggctcgagccagcagtcagagcgcaggcatttttacgaccgccgcgacggggaatggaactcgggaccacgtgggtgcagtggaatgaatggctgttaagacaaattatatatatatatatatatatatatatatatatatacattagatatatatgtgtatatatatatatatatatatatatatatatatatatatatatatatatatagcttacactctgtacttatatacataaccCAGATACTATTCCACCTGTTACTCATTATACGATGGAAATGGAGCGATAATGCAAGTTTCTGTTTGTTCTCCTTTGTAAAGGAAATCTAATTACACACACTTCGCCCAGGGAATAGCTGGATTTAGCTCTTCAGTTATTCGTAATTGAGTTGTATAAAGTTAATCACCACAAATTAAGTCCCTTCCAAAACCGAAATGATTTGGGGCGCTCGAGGGAAACTCCGAACGCAATGGAAGATCAGTAATTATGCGAAAGCGAACTCATTTTACATTAGAATTCCTGTCGGTTTGAAGATTCAAGTACAAGGAAAGCGCAGCCTATGGTACTGTGGAACGCAGGAAATTCTAAAGTTGcagattatgtttttttctttagctcttttgtttaagtttttattttagttttattttgttttcatcttagatttcttttatttgtttaggaTTActaaaggaaatattttttttctaatatatgttGATGGCGTTAATGATTTCAGCTTTTGTATGTTTacctgagtgtgtttgtgtgcgtgtgtgtgtgtgtgtgtgtgcgcgcgcgcgcgcgcgatcgTTTCGAGACATAAAAAATCTTACCACATTTGACTATGAATAATCTTTTAACCACCAGCATTCCATAATGTATagcactcttctctcttcttttaccaaGACGgctaaatgagaaaaaaaaacaacagttgtaatgaaaaccataaaagatgaatgaaaagaaacCTTTACTCGAGGTCTGCTGTGGTGCtagcttccccttcttcccttttccctgagAGCTGTAGTAGAATCGAGTGAAGGAGAATCAGCGTTAGATTCAGACCCTTCAAAATGTACACTAAAACTCTATTGGCAGCGGGACGGGAAAGGTTGGATGGCCGATGCTGGGACTCAATGACACCTGTCAGGATTCTTGTATCACTTTGCTGCCTTGAATTTTGCATTGTTTCCCTGTTTCtgcctttgcctgtctgtctgtcagtctgtttctctctctctctctctctctctctctctctctctctctctctctctctctctctctctctctctctctctctctctctctctctctatctctctctctttctctttctctttctctctctctctctctctctctctctctctctctctctctctttctctctctctctctctctctcataaatgtttaatatacacatacacacacacaccacacctgactaactgactgtctgactgattgactgattgactgactgactgactgtctttctctctgtctgtttgtctgtctgtctgcctgtctgtctatctgtctgtctgtctgtctgtctgtatgtctgtctgtctgtctgtttgtctatctgtcggtttgtctgtctgtctgtctgtttgtctgtctgtctgtctgtctgtctgtctgtctgtttgtctgcctgtctgtctatctgtctgtctatctgtctgtttgtctgtctgtctgtctgtctatctatctgtctgtctgtctgtctgcctgcctgtctgtctgtctgtctgtctgtctgtctgtctatctgtctgtctgtctgtctgtctgtctgcttggctGCCTGCCTGCTACCTAACTAACTGACTCTCTGacttacacacacaaaggcaaGGAGATAGCTAGCTATGACATCCCCATGTTAATTTTCAGATTTCATTCTGTGTATGTCCTGCATAATTTGTGATATGGATCTTATAAAACCAATGCTCGGACATATAACATATTGTCGAAAAAACGCATTTTACCAAACTTTATTTATCGCATTTCATGTTAAAAGAGACTtcaaaaatctattttttttccatgtagTCCTACTCACACCAAGCCAGGGGTGGGCGTAACAGCAAGGTCTCATAGTTTACAAAATATATGGCTAAAGCTTAACTCCTTATCGTAGAGAGCAGCAAATATGCATACTGCTTTCATTCCTTACTTGTGTGGAGTCTAGCAAGGGCCAGGCTAATACCCGGGCCACCGAAGATATCAGAAAGAGAACTTGAGGCGGGTTAAAATTACCTTCGGCTTTCGCTCCTTTCCTAGCACTTGTTGCCGGTTCGTTCGTTCGACCacttacctttcttttcttttcacgagCACCCAGAGTGTAACGTGTTTTGTTCCTAATATTCTTCGGCGCATTATTCCACCGTTTTGTAGCGTTGATAATGAAATTCTGAGGCACGATCGAGCACCATAATCGGTTCACTATTGTCGGAGGGCAAGATGTTGACACCCTCCTTCGTAGATTTTGCAAGGTCTCCGGTAACGCCTTGGGTAAGAGCCTGGGGATGGAGAAAAGATCCGcaagcttttctctctctctctctctctctctctctctctctctctctctctctctctctctcttcagaccAGAAGACGAAATCCAGAAGGATTCCGAAACTGCTATCTCATCTTACCGAAAGCACATTTGCACATAGTGAGGATCTATGTCGTGTTACCGGTTTATATAGACCACCGTGACTATCTTTATTTGCGTACACAtactccttgttgttgttgtttgtgtgtgtgtttatgtgttgtgtgtgtgtttgtgtgtgtgtgtgtgtgtgtgtgtgtgtgtgtgtgtgtgtgtgtgtgtgtgtgtgtgtgtgtgtgtgtgtgtatgtgtgtgtgcgtgtgtgtgtgagagagagagaaagagagagagagagagagagagagagagagaaagagagagggagagagagagagagagagagagagagagagagagagagagagagagagagagagagagagagagagagcgtttatgCCTGTGTGTCCTCGTGTATACATCTTTAGTTACACACACGCATTGAAATGGATGTCTCATTAGACGAAGTATTCCTCGCAGTTAGTAAAATCTCCTTTCCCATCAAATCAAGTTCGCTTGTGAAAATACACACGCGTCTCGAAGAAaccttggggaaaaaaaacacctGCCCCAACACACACATGACGTCGATGTTATGTGATACGTCTATTTATCTAATCTACAGCAGATAACGGATGTTCTGAGGAAGTTATTAGGTTCTCATATACCATACACTGCTGTAGGGCCACAAAGCGAAAGTCTAATCTGTTGTCttacaaggaaaaggaaagatgaagattCTCTTTGTGATTATTGCTTCCAGTGGTtcgtattatttatgttgttcatGTGGTTTAGTGGTttagaatttctttttatttaacgaTTCACTGTgctagagagtgagaaaaatatcATGCGTATACAGTAAATCATGATTAATGGAAGCTTAAGAAAGGTATTAGTATGTTATTTTACGTTAATATTTTATCCTATTTATTCCGAATGTTCTTAACTAGTACAGATTTCTTTGTTTTCCAGTAATCGTCTGCTCTGCGCAAGGTACGTAcgatttgtaattttcttttgcaGACATTGTAAACGAGTATCAGTCTTATCATAACACccgctgtctgtctttctgtttgtctgcctttctgcggctgtctgtctttctttctgtctgtctttctgtgtctgtttctctgtctttctgtgtctgtttctctgtctgtctttctgtctatctgtctgtctgtctttttatctgtctgtctgtctttctgtctgtctgtctgtccgtctgtctttctgtctgtgtgtttttctcttttgattgtccgtctgtctttttgtcagtctgtctgtttgtttgtctgtctgtctttctgtctgtctgtgtctgtctgtctgtctgtgtcccttggtctgtctgtctgtctatctttctgtctctctgtctatcttcctgtgtctttcattttgtctgtgtgtctctgtctatttatctgtctatctgtctgtctatctttttgccTCTCGGTCTATCTGCCTGTGTCTTTCATTTTGTCtgtgctatctatctgtctatctgtctgtctgtttctgtctgtctttatttcttcatttctctctgtctgtctgtctgtgtcccttggtctgtctgtctgtcagtctatctatctttatgcctctctgtctatctgcctgtgtttttcattttgtctgtgtatctgtatctatctatctgtctatctgtctgtctgtctgtctgtctttctgtctgtctgtctttctttctctctgtctgtctgtctgtctgtctttctgtctgtctgtctttctttctctctgtctatctgcctgtgtctttaattttgtctgtgtctatctatatgtctatctgtctgtctgtctttctgtctgcctgtctgtctctctgtctctctgtctctctgtctgtctgtctgtctgtctgtctctctgtctctctgtctctctgtctgtcactccccctctccctccccaattctctctctctctctctatatatatatatatatatatatatatatatatatatatatttattgatctgtctctctctctctcccaccacctccctctccctttctttcatctctcccaccctttccccctccctctccttttctctccctcctccttgcagTGACCAACCCATGTCCCACGGGTTTCGAGGTCTTCTGGTATGACTCTGTAGCCCCCGTATGCATCAAGTTCGCCATGTACGCCAAAGGAACGTGGGAGAACCTGCGAGCGATGTGCCAGGCAGAGGGCGCTGATCTGGCTGTGTTAAAAGACAGCCTTCATTACCAGGTCGTCCAGTATATCAACAGTCATCCGGGTAAGGATAATTGTATTCGTGTAGTTCTGGCATAGGCTAAAGTATATTCCTTGATGggagtgtttgttgttgtttctttttgcaATACAAGGTATCATGTGATCCATCGAACAGACACGCAGTGATTTCGAATGTGGGTGTTTTGAAGGCGTAATATTGTGAATTATGTCCGGATTTTCACGTCACGTCTATAACTACACTAAAGTAACACATGCCCTCTTACATTTCTTcaggaattattataattatc
This genomic interval carries:
- the LOC125025368 gene encoding CD209 antigen-like; its protein translation is MKILFVIIASSGSYYLCCSLTNPCPTGFEVFWYDSVAPVCIKFAMYAKGTWENLRAMCQAEGADLAVLKDSLHYQVVQYINSHPDLMDEAFWIGGTDEGHEGSWVWAVNNEAMDMLTPPWYPGQPNHGTAANYACLYTPDFMFHSCDNDRKIYALCQI